Proteins from a single region of Pseudopedobacter saltans DSM 12145:
- a CDS encoding DUF7935 family protein, with protein MQKFVFLNNSFLLLSYNMDIVSFLLDVFRLVLAGAILVALIFFIFKGYFDRYQNIQFRNYKIALNKDLLPLKLQALERITLFIERINPSNLLLRIHTPGMTAKQMQFLVLEDIRAEYQHNVTQQLYLSTEAWAIVKRVKDDTVSLINSSVMELHPETSAVELSKIVFAKLESLDQNPYDLATMVIKSQYQEL; from the coding sequence ATGCAGAAGTTTGTTTTCTTAAACAACTCATTTTTACTGTTGTCTTACAATATGGATATTGTTTCTTTCTTATTAGATGTCTTTAGGTTGGTTTTAGCCGGTGCTATACTGGTAGCTTTAATCTTCTTTATTTTTAAAGGATATTTTGACAGATATCAAAATATTCAGTTCCGCAATTATAAAATCGCTTTAAATAAGGATTTGCTCCCCTTGAAATTACAGGCTTTGGAAAGGATCACTTTATTTATAGAGAGAATTAATCCGTCGAATTTGCTATTGCGCATACACACTCCGGGAATGACTGCGAAACAAATGCAGTTTTTAGTTTTGGAAGATATTCGGGCGGAATATCAGCATAATGTAACTCAGCAATTATACTTGTCCACCGAAGCCTGGGCAATTGTGAAAAGGGTAAAAGACGATACAGTTTCTTTGATTAACTCCTCTGTTATGGAATTGCATCCAGAAACATCAGCCGTGGAACTAAGTAAGATAGTTTTTGCAAAGCTGGAATCTTTAGATCAAAACCCGTACGATTTGGCAACTATGGTGATTAAGAGTCAATATCAGGAATTATAG
- a CDS encoding 5'-nucleotidase C-terminal domain-containing protein, whose translation MKVKFGSQHLLIGGLVLLVQACSPKYHLYQSKPSQYEVNANLPVDSNILSYYNPYKQKLDSIMNDIVVYSDVEIIKDKPEGLMNNFFGDAIAEASRDKGIVFDVAYSNYGGLRTALPKGPIPRSKIFELMPFENAIVTVKFKGTDMQSFFDFLARSGGDAISGARFKIDHATKKAVDITVNGKPLDITKDYIVLTSDYMANGGDGGEIFNKAIERKDQNFLLRDALLNYVDKVKRSGKTLNPKLDGRISIK comes from the coding sequence ATGAAAGTAAAATTTGGTTCACAGCACCTGTTGATAGGCGGATTGGTTTTGTTGGTACAAGCCTGTAGTCCCAAATATCATTTATATCAGTCCAAACCCTCTCAATACGAGGTTAACGCTAACCTACCGGTAGATTCCAATATCTTATCATATTATAACCCTTATAAGCAAAAGCTGGATTCTATAATGAATGATATTGTTGTTTATTCCGATGTAGAAATAATAAAGGATAAACCCGAAGGGCTGATGAATAATTTTTTTGGCGATGCAATAGCTGAAGCTTCCAGAGATAAAGGAATTGTATTTGATGTCGCATATTCAAATTACGGAGGCTTGCGTACAGCATTACCAAAAGGACCTATTCCCCGTTCCAAGATATTTGAATTGATGCCTTTCGAAAATGCAATCGTAACTGTTAAGTTTAAAGGGACTGATATGCAGTCTTTCTTTGATTTTTTAGCCCGATCCGGAGGTGATGCAATTTCTGGTGCAAGGTTTAAAATAGATCATGCAACAAAAAAGGCGGTTGATATTACCGTAAATGGAAAGCCCTTGGATATAACAAAGGATTATATCGTTTTGACTTCAGATTATATGGCTAATGGCGGAGATGGTGGGGAAATTTTTAACAAAGCAATCGAAAGAAAAGATCAGAATTTTCTGCTTCGTGATGCATTATTGAATTACGTAGATAAGGTGAAACGTTCGGGGAAGACATTAAATCCTAAATTAGATGGAAGAATCAGTATTAAATAG